A genomic window from Pecten maximus chromosome 4, xPecMax1.1, whole genome shotgun sequence includes:
- the LOC117325934 gene encoding multiple epidermal growth factor-like domains protein 10 isoform X1, whose translation MSVRKSLGYWVIFLILLFIVPASRPEINVALTGTASQSSDDQSRWGAGRVIDNCTTQTVNSNCCSHTKSGTYKEAWWRVDLGQTKTILYVTIYYRGGYANRFGGYSLYLSNTTSYTQGVLCYKDHSSLASDVQLNPTHSCPYVARYVIVYNQRDTPKKYDWYDDYAVLELCEVQVFGCPTGTYGNDNCNNPCSESCFGGNCNPVSGSCFYCFAGMYGDFCQVPCTANCYNACEKNSGHCIGCIAGKTGDLCDTDCPVNCVICNQTLAAHCYECVNGMHGETCHLACSDGCKDKTCMKDNGYCLECITGKYGNTCGSDCSINCKDRKCRKSDGHCLECVDGKHGDICESDCSNNCENKLCKKDGHCLACIPGKQGNLCDVNCPSNCVTCDQTTDQCFGCIPGFYGNTCNRMCSDNCKDNTCIQHNAICTGCDPGFHGYTCYQTCSAKCKDQICNQNSGLCAECVAGLYGPNCNLTCPVSCQDECDRDNGECKACETGKYGLMCDSRCPSQCMNDICKQREGHCEKGCVEGFHGDHCSKVCPDNCINSLCLQENGHCTECKAGYFNDHCDRSCPPTCKVNVCDQITGSCTVTTEANSLNITAVGIGSGCGLVILALVIVIMVLVRRQSREKSDTTPHVTDMSEVVRQQKTDGTYEEIEAMPTNQCVQMETINDNYEKLDTQTMESTHVYQTTEQVLN comes from the exons TTAATGTCGCTTTAACGGGAACAGCAAGCCAATCGTCAGATGATCAATCGAGATGGGGAGCAGGAAGAGTTATAGACAATTGTACTACTCAAACTGTAAATTCTAACTGTTGTTCTCACACCAAATCCGGAACTTACAAAGAAGCCTGGTGGCGTGTGGATTTAGGACAGACGAAGACAATACTGTACGTCACCATTTACTACAGAG GAGGGTATGCAAATCGATTTGGCGGGTACTCCCTCTACCTGTCAAATACCACCAGCTACACGCAGGGAGTTCTCTGCTATAAGGACCACAGTAGCTTGGCGTCTGACGTACAGTTAAACCCCACACATTCGTGTCCCTACGTAGCTCGCTATGTAATTGTCTACAACCAGAGAGATACCCCGAAAAAATACGACTGGTATGATGACTACGCTGTTCTGGAGTTGTGTGAAGTTCAGGTCTTTG GATGTCCAACCGGAACGTATGGTAATGACAATTGTAACAATCCTTGCTCGGAAAGCTGCTTTGGGGGAAATTGTAACCCTGTATCTGGATCCTGTTTCT ATTGCTTTGCCGGAATGTATGGGGATTTTTGTCAAGTACCTTGCACTGCAAACTGTTATAACGCTTGTGAGAAAAATTCGGGACACTGTATAG gaTGCATTGCCGGAAAAACAGGCGATTTGTGTGATACTGACTGTCCAGTAAACTGCGTAATATGCAACCAGACTTTAGCCGCACACTGCTACG AATGCGTTAATGGAATGCACGGCGAAACATGCCACCTTGCTTGTTCTGACGGCTGTAAAGATAAAACATGTATGAAGGATAATGGATATTGCTTAG aATGTATCACCGGTAAATACGGTAATACATGTGGAAGTGATTGCTCAATAAACTGTAAAGACAGAAAATGTAGGAAGAGTGATGGACATTGTTTAG AATGCGTTGATGGAAAACATGGAGACATTTGTGAAAGTGATTGTTCTAATAACTGCGAAAACAAATTATGCAAGAAGGATGGACATTGCTTAG CATGTATCCCTGGCAAACAAGGAAATCTCTGTGATGTCAACTGTCCTTCGAATTGTGTTACATGCGATCAAACGACTGACCAATGTTTCG GATGCATTCCGGGATTCTATGGCAATACCTGTAATCGGATGTGTTCTGACAACTGTAAggacaacacatgtatacaacataatgcgatttgtacag GATGTGACCCTGGCTTCCACGGGTATACCTGCTATCAGACATGTTCAGCTAAATGCAAAGACCAAATATGTAACCAGAACTCTGGCCTATGTGCAG AATGTGTTGCTGGTCTCTATGGACCAAACTGTAACCTGACCTGTCCAGTCAGCTGCCAAGACGAATGTGACAGAGACAACGGAGAATGCAAAG cttGCGAAACTGGAAAATACGGATTAATGTGCGATAGTAGATGTCCAAGTCAATGTATGAACGACATATGTAAACAAAGAGAAGGCCATTGTGAAAAAG GATGTGTTGAAGGTTTCCATGGAGATCATTGTTCTAAGGTGTGTCCGGACAACTGCATAAACAGTTTATGCCTTCAAGAGAATGGACACTGTACAG AGTGTAAAGCCGGATACTTCAACGACCACTGCGATAGGAGTTGTCCGCCTACCTGTAAAGTAAACGTGTGTGACCAGATCACAGGTTCATGTACAG TAACAACAGAGGCAAACAGTTTAAACATCACAGCTGTCGGAATTGGATCCGGATGTGGACTGGTCATTCTAGCCCTGGTTATAGTGATCATGGTGTTGGTCAGACGTCAGTCGAGAGAAAAATCGGACACCACGCCTCATGTGACAGATATGTCAGAGGTGGTCAGGCAACAAAAAACAG ATGGCACATACGAAGAAATAGAGGCCATGCCCACAAATCAGTGTGTACAGATGGAGACAATAAACGACAATTACGAAAAGCTGGACACTCAGACGATGGAATCCACACATGTCTACCAGACTACAGAGCAGGTCCTTAATTAA
- the LOC117325934 gene encoding multiple epidermal growth factor-like domains protein 10 isoform X2 has protein sequence MSVRKSLGYWVIFLILLFIVPASRPEINVALTGTASQSSDDQSRWGAGRVIDNCTTQTVNSNCCSHTKSGTYKEAWWRVDLGQTKTILYVTIYYRGGYANRFGGYSLYLSNTTSYTQGVLCYKDHSSLASDVQLNPTHSCPYVARYVIVYNQRDTPKKYDWYDDYAVLELCEVQVFGCPTGTYGNDNCNNPCSESCFGGNCNPVSGSCFYCFAGMYGDFCQVPCTANCYNACEKNSGHCIGCIAGKTGDLCDTDCPVNCVICNQTLAAHCYECVNGMHGETCHLACSDGCKDKTCMKDNGYCLECITGKYGNTCGSDCSINCKDRKCRKSDGHCLECVDGKHGDICESDCSNNCENKLCKKDGHCLACIPGKQGNLCDVNCPSNCVTCDQTTDQCFGCIPGFYGNTCNRMCSDNCKDNTCIQHNAICTGCDPGFHGYTCYQTCSAKCKDQICNQNSGLCAECVAGLYGPNCNLTCPVSCQDECDRDNGECKGCVEGFHGDHCSKVCPDNCINSLCLQENGHCTECKAGYFNDHCDRSCPPTCKVNVCDQITGSCTVTTEANSLNITAVGIGSGCGLVILALVIVIMVLVRRQSREKSDTTPHVTDMSEVVRQQKTDGTYEEIEAMPTNQCVQMETINDNYEKLDTQTMESTHVYQTTEQVLN, from the exons TTAATGTCGCTTTAACGGGAACAGCAAGCCAATCGTCAGATGATCAATCGAGATGGGGAGCAGGAAGAGTTATAGACAATTGTACTACTCAAACTGTAAATTCTAACTGTTGTTCTCACACCAAATCCGGAACTTACAAAGAAGCCTGGTGGCGTGTGGATTTAGGACAGACGAAGACAATACTGTACGTCACCATTTACTACAGAG GAGGGTATGCAAATCGATTTGGCGGGTACTCCCTCTACCTGTCAAATACCACCAGCTACACGCAGGGAGTTCTCTGCTATAAGGACCACAGTAGCTTGGCGTCTGACGTACAGTTAAACCCCACACATTCGTGTCCCTACGTAGCTCGCTATGTAATTGTCTACAACCAGAGAGATACCCCGAAAAAATACGACTGGTATGATGACTACGCTGTTCTGGAGTTGTGTGAAGTTCAGGTCTTTG GATGTCCAACCGGAACGTATGGTAATGACAATTGTAACAATCCTTGCTCGGAAAGCTGCTTTGGGGGAAATTGTAACCCTGTATCTGGATCCTGTTTCT ATTGCTTTGCCGGAATGTATGGGGATTTTTGTCAAGTACCTTGCACTGCAAACTGTTATAACGCTTGTGAGAAAAATTCGGGACACTGTATAG gaTGCATTGCCGGAAAAACAGGCGATTTGTGTGATACTGACTGTCCAGTAAACTGCGTAATATGCAACCAGACTTTAGCCGCACACTGCTACG AATGCGTTAATGGAATGCACGGCGAAACATGCCACCTTGCTTGTTCTGACGGCTGTAAAGATAAAACATGTATGAAGGATAATGGATATTGCTTAG aATGTATCACCGGTAAATACGGTAATACATGTGGAAGTGATTGCTCAATAAACTGTAAAGACAGAAAATGTAGGAAGAGTGATGGACATTGTTTAG AATGCGTTGATGGAAAACATGGAGACATTTGTGAAAGTGATTGTTCTAATAACTGCGAAAACAAATTATGCAAGAAGGATGGACATTGCTTAG CATGTATCCCTGGCAAACAAGGAAATCTCTGTGATGTCAACTGTCCTTCGAATTGTGTTACATGCGATCAAACGACTGACCAATGTTTCG GATGCATTCCGGGATTCTATGGCAATACCTGTAATCGGATGTGTTCTGACAACTGTAAggacaacacatgtatacaacataatgcgatttgtacag GATGTGACCCTGGCTTCCACGGGTATACCTGCTATCAGACATGTTCAGCTAAATGCAAAGACCAAATATGTAACCAGAACTCTGGCCTATGTGCAG AATGTGTTGCTGGTCTCTATGGACCAAACTGTAACCTGACCTGTCCAGTCAGCTGCCAAGACGAATGTGACAGAGACAACGGAGAATGCAAAG GATGTGTTGAAGGTTTCCATGGAGATCATTGTTCTAAGGTGTGTCCGGACAACTGCATAAACAGTTTATGCCTTCAAGAGAATGGACACTGTACAG AGTGTAAAGCCGGATACTTCAACGACCACTGCGATAGGAGTTGTCCGCCTACCTGTAAAGTAAACGTGTGTGACCAGATCACAGGTTCATGTACAG TAACAACAGAGGCAAACAGTTTAAACATCACAGCTGTCGGAATTGGATCCGGATGTGGACTGGTCATTCTAGCCCTGGTTATAGTGATCATGGTGTTGGTCAGACGTCAGTCGAGAGAAAAATCGGACACCACGCCTCATGTGACAGATATGTCAGAGGTGGTCAGGCAACAAAAAACAG ATGGCACATACGAAGAAATAGAGGCCATGCCCACAAATCAGTGTGTACAGATGGAGACAATAAACGACAATTACGAAAAGCTGGACACTCAGACGATGGAATCCACACATGTCTACCAGACTACAGAGCAGGTCCTTAATTAA
- the LOC117326514 gene encoding cell death abnormality protein 1-like, translating into MYGDFCELACSTNCKNTCEKDSGHCIDCINGKHGDTCQLDCSDNCRDKTCMKDNGYCLECIPGKYGDRCEADCSENCKDRKCMKSNGHCIECIERKYGAMCEIDCSNNCKDKICKEDNGFCLACIHGKKGSHCDINCALNCTTCNQTSDQCFACKPGFYGNTCNQVCPGNCKDKTCVQDTGVCTDLFNGKRFVFVIYQSLFTDCEDGFFGPMCVSCSTGCVNPVCDQLSGNCRLCNAWFHGRKCDQSCPTNCQGGKCFKSSGHCTGCDPGFYGKDCTQACSMKCNNLICNQTSGLCTDCVPGLYGPNCTLTCPISCQNDCDRNTGECKACKDGKHGLMCDRTCSSQCKHRRCMQIHGNCEGCVQGFHGDNCSKTCPDSCIHNTCLQENGHCKGCKAGYYNDHCDRSCPLSCTLSVCDQTTGSCSGKEQTNADAPNASTVGIGTGFGLIIVVLTIVIIVLVRRLSRNQPDKTTPTQMIARSELKMREKNTDTTYDEIGVIGTNDANYEQLGPPQNEPTHVYQNIAKTSQ; encoded by the exons ATGTATGGTGACTTCTGTGAACTAGCTTGCTCCACAAACTGTAAGAACACTTGCGAGAAAGATTCTGGACATTGTATTG ATTGTATTAATGGCAAGCACGGAGACACTTGTCAGCTTGATTGTTCTGACAACTGTAGAGATAAAACCTGCATGAAGGACAATGGATATTGCTTAG AATGTATTCCTGGAAAATATGGTGATAGGTGCGAGGCTGATTGCTCGGAAAACTGTAAAGATCGGAAATGCATGAAGAGCAATGGACACTGTATAG AATGCATTGAAAGAAAATACGGAGCCATGTGCGAGATTGATTGTTCTAACAATTGCAAAGACAAAATATGCAAGGAAGACAATGGATTTTGCTTAG CCTGTATTCACGGTAAAAAGGGAAGCCACTGTGATATCAACTGTGCTTTGAATTGCACGACATGCAACCAAACTTCAGACCAGTGTTTTG CATGCAAGCCGGGATTCTATGGCAATACCTGTAATCAGGTGTGTCCTGGCAACTGTAAGGACAAAACATGTGTACAAGATACTGGCGTCTGCACAG ATCTTTTTAATGGGAAACGATTCGTGTTTGTAATATATCAATCTCTTTTTACAGATTGTGAAGATGGTTTCTTTGGTCCTATGTGTGTTTCTTGTTCGACTGGATGTGTCAATCCTGTCTGTGACCAGTTGTCAGGGAATTGTAGAT TGTGTAACGCATGGTTCCATGGTCGTAAGTGTGATCAGAGTTGTCCAACCAATTGTCAAGGCGGCAAGTGCTTTAAGAGTTCTGgacattgtacag gATGTGACCCCGGGTTTTACGGAAAAGACTGTACTCAGGCATGCTCGATGAAATGTAACAACCTAATCTGTAATCAGACCTCCGGACTATGTACAG ACTGTGTACCGGGTCTTTATGGACCAAACTGTACCCTAACCTGTCCAATCAGCTGTCAGAATGATTGTGACAGAAATACTGGCGAATGCAAAG CATGCAAAGATGGAAAACACGGATTGATGTGCGATCGTACATGTTCAAGTCAATGTAAACACAGAAGGTGCATGCAAATACATGGCAACTGTGAAG GGTGTGTTCAAGGCTTCCACGGAGATAACTGTTCCAAGACGTGTCCAGACAGTTGTATACACAACACGTGTCTTCAGGAGAATGGACATTGTAAAG GGTGTAAAGCCGGATATTACAATGACCACTGCGACAGGAGTTGTCCGCTTAGCTGTACATTAAGCGTATGTGATCAGACCACAGGTTCATGTTCAG GTAAAGAGCAAACAAACGCAGACGCTCCAAATGCGAGTACAGTCGGAATAGGGACCGGATTTGGACTGATCATTGTGGTTCTGACCATTGTGATAATTGTTTTGGTCAGACGTCTTTCGAGGAACCAACCGGACAAAACGACTCCCACTCAAATGATAGCTAGGTCAGAGTTGAAGATGCGAGAGAAaaacacag ATACCACTTACGACGAGATAGGCGTCATTGGAACGAATGATGCGAACTATGAACAGCTTGGCCCTCCGCAGAATGAACCAACACATGTTTACCAGAATATTGCCAAGACAAGTCAGTAG